Below is a genomic region from Naumannella halotolerans.
CAGCAACGACTGCATCCAGGTGCAGCTGCGAGCCAACTGCCGCCGCAAGGACGTCTACATCGTGCAGCCACTGGTGCCGCCGGTGCAGGAGAACCTGGTCGAGCTGCTGTTGATGCTGGACGCAGCACGGGGGGCCTCGGCCAACCACATCACCGCAGTGATCCCGCACTACGCCTATGCCCGTTCGGACAAGAAGGACGCCTCCCGGATTTCCATCGGGGCCAAGCTGGTCGCCGACATGCTGAGTGCGGCCGGTGCGACCCGAGTGATCACCATGACCCTGCACTCCGAACAGGTGCACGGTTTCTTCAACGTACCGGTCGACCACCTGACCGCGGTGAAGGAGCTGGCGGCGGCCTTCAGCGAGGACGACCTGTCCGACACCGTGGTGGTCTCACCCGACTTCGGCTACGCGAAGGTGGCCAGCGAATTCGCCCGCCGGTTGGATCTTCCGGTGGCCGCCGGCTCGAAGCGTCGGATGGCCGACGACAAGGTGATCATCGACCGGATCGTCGGTGACGTCGAGGGCAAGAAGGTGATCATCATCGACGACGAGGTGGCGACTGCCGGCTCCATGATCGAGTTGATCCAGAAGCTGCGGGAGGAGGGCGTGACCGACATCTCCATCGCCACCACCCACGGCCTGTTCACCGGCAAGGCGGTCGAACGGCTCAACGCCGAGCCCGACATCGCCCGGATCGTCTCCACCGACACCGTCCCGCTGACCGCCGAACGTACCCCCGAGAGGTTGCAGGTACGGTCGGTCGCCCCGCTTTTCGCC
It encodes:
- a CDS encoding ribose-phosphate diphosphokinase, giving the protein MTDEITVFTGSGNPEFAQRMCDLLGVELSPTNITRFSNDCIQVQLRANCRRKDVYIVQPLVPPVQENLVELLLMLDAARGASANHITAVIPHYAYARSDKKDASRISIGAKLVADMLSAAGATRVITMTLHSEQVHGFFNVPVDHLTAVKELAAAFSEDDLSDTVVVSPDFGYAKVASEFARRLDLPVAAGSKRRMADDKVIIDRIVGDVEGKKVIIIDDEVATAGSMIELIQKLREEGVTDISIATTHGLFTGKAVERLNAEPDIARIVSTDTVPLTAERTPERLQVRSVAPLFAEAVRRHNCGESVSSLFSDEPTYG